The Deferribacterota bacterium nucleotide sequence AGAAAACAGCTTTAAGAGAACTAGCTTTAAATCTTTACAGAGACATCTTAAATGAAGGCAATATTAGCGCATATTTAGATAGTCACCCAGATAAAATAAAAGCATATGAGACAAAATATTTTTCAAAAGATGAAACAGTAAAGCCATTGAGTGAGAAAAGGGATGTATATGATGATATATTTAATATGCAAAAATCTGAAGTATCTAAGATATATTATATAAATAACAAAGCTTATATTTTTGAGGTTGCCGATATTAAAAAACCCTATATACCAGAATTCGGCACAATTAATGAAAAAATCAGAAAGGATTATATTAGTAGTAAATCAATAGAAATAGCAAATGATGAAATATTAAATTTAATAAATAAAGGTTATAATATAACAAAAATAGCTCAAGAGTATAATATAACCCCAAAAGCAACATCCTATTTCAAAAGGGTACAACCTATACCAGATATAGGTTCAAACACACAATTAAAAAACAATATATTTACCACAAAAGCAGGTTCAATCTTAAAGGATATATTTTATATAAACAATATGCTCTATATTGTTAGGGTTGATGATATTAAAGCTGCTGATATAAAAGAGCTTACTGAAGATGAAAGAAAAACTATAAGAGACTACATATTCAATATAAAATCCACGGAGTCCTTAAATGAATATTTAAGAAACCTAAGAGATGATGCTGAAATAGAGATAAATCCTTCCCTTGGTATTTAATTAGTCTCTTAATCTTTGATTAATTTATTGAAACATCTTTTTATTTCATTTATAATAAAGCATACAATAAATGAAATATATTAATACTTCTATTTTTGAACTCTTTGAAATAGGTCCAGGCCCATCAAGTTCCCACACAATTGGTCCTATGAAAGCAGCCCTTAATTTTATAGGCACTTTGAAAGGATTTTCTACAAATATTAAGCGCAAAGTACACAAGATCGATGTTTTTCTTTATGGTTCATTATCAAGCACAGGCTTTGGCCATTGCATCCATAAAGCTATATTAGCAGGTCTTTTAGGATATTTACCAAGCAATGTTGAAGCCCAATTTTTTAAAAATCTTTTTAGTAACTTATCAGAGAGTTATAATATATATTTAGCAAAAAAACCAATTGTCTTTAAATTTAATAATATTCATTTTAAGAAAACGCTATATAGTTCAACCTATCATAATACTCTTATATTTAGAGCTTACACTAAAGAATATAAAATATTTGAGAGAGAATATTATTCAATTGGTGGTGGCTTTATAAAATACAAAGGTGAAAAAACCACAGTAAAAAATACACCGCCCCACCTATTCAATAATATGAAAAGCCTAACTGACATATTAAACATAACCAAAATGAATATACCCCAAATAATTCTAGAAAATGAAATGGCCCTACTTCAATTAGATAAGGAAAAAATATATAAAAAATTAAAAAAAATAATAAATGTTATGTTTAATTCAGTTAATAATGGCCTAAAAAAAGAAGGATATTTGCCAGGAACATTAAAATTACAGAGAAAAGCCTCTCATATATTTAATAACACCTTAAAAGAAAGGAATAATTTTACAAAGAATATGGGATTAATTAATTCATATGCCTTTTCAGTATCAGAAGAAAATGCTGACAGCGAAATAACTGTTACTGCTCCAACATCAGGCTCATGTGGTGTTTTACCTGCTATTGCCTACTATAATTATAAAATAAAAAAAATCCCATTATATAAAATATATGATGGTTTATTAACAGCAGCTACAATAGGTCTCATTATAAAAGAAAATGCAAGTCTATCAGGTGCAGAGGTAGGTTGTCAGGGAGAAATTGGCTCTGCTTCAGCAATGGCTGCCTCATTTCTCTGCCAAATTTACAATAAACCTCATAATATAA carries:
- a CDS encoding L-serine ammonia-lyase, translated to MKYINTSIFELFEIGPGPSSSHTIGPMKAALNFIGTLKGFSTNIKRKVHKIDVFLYGSLSSTGFGHCIHKAILAGLLGYLPSNVEAQFFKNLFSNLSESYNIYLAKKPIVFKFNNIHFKKTLYSSTYHNTLIFRAYTKEYKIFEREYYSIGGGFIKYKGEKTTVKNTPPHLFNNMKSLTDILNITKMNIPQIILENEMALLQLDKEKIYKKLKKIINVMFNSVNNGLKKEGYLPGTLKLQRKASHIFNNTLKERNNFTKNMGLINSYAFSVSEENADSEITVTAPTSGSCGVLPAIAYYNYKIKKIPLYKIYDGLLTAATIGLIIKENASLSGAEVGCQGEIGSASAMAASFLCQIYNKPHNIIENSAEIALEHHLGLTCDPIGGYVQIPCIERNAISAIKAYDAFIIASMQKPETHKLTLDGTIKTMHETGLDMLKKYKETSRGGLAVCYINC